The Kineothrix sp. IPX-CK genomic interval GGAAAGAACTCTCTGAATTCCCCGTACAACTGCCCCGCCAGCGTCTTATTATGTGCGATGATCAGCGTCGGTTTATTCAAAGCCGTTATAATATTCGCCATTGTAAATGTCTTGCCCGAACCGGTAACTCCAAGCAAGGTCTGAAATTGATTTCCGTTCTTAAAGCCTTCTACCAGTTCGGCAATCGCCTGGGGCTGATCACCGGTAGGAGCATATTCTGATACCAAGTGAAAGTGATCCATAGAATTCTCCTTATCATATCATGATAATTATCATATTTATTACAAATTTTATGCTGCAATGAGCTTTTCCGTATTATACGAAATCTATTCTACCACAAAGAATAATAAAAGTACAGAACAAATTAGAACATTTGTTCTGTACTTTCTACCATTATATTTCTTAAAATTTAATTGGTCACAGCAGCGATCTTCTCCGCGATGATTTCCTTCGCGCGCTCCAACTGGTTATCGTAGCCATTGCTGTAATACTGGTCGCTATCGAACTCACATACCTCATCCGGTTCGATGCCGATTCCGTGAATATTGTTACCCTTCGGTGTAAAATAACTGCTTACTGTGAGCTTAAGAGCCGTTCCATCCGACAGTGAAAGCACTCTCTGCACGATTCCCTTTCCAAATGTGGTAGTTCCCACCAGCTCTCCTATACCATAGTCCTTAATAGCTCCCGCCAATATTTCCGATGCGCTGGCCGAATATCCGTTAACGAGAACGACCAAGGGCAAATCGAACACTTTCGTTCCATCGCCGGAATATTCTGTCCGGTTTCCTTCTCTGTCCTCCGTATATACGATCAAGCCCTTGGGGAGCATTTGTCTGGCGATTTCCGTAACCGTACTTAGGTTGCCGCCCGGATTCGAGCGCAGATCCAACACCAGGCCCTGCATACCCTGCCCCCGCAGAACTGCCATGGCCTCCGTGAACTGGTCTAAGGTAATATCATCGAATTCCGTAATCTGAAGATAGCCGATGCTGCCTGTAAACATTTCATAGTTGACCGTAGGACTCTCTATCTTTCTGCGCTCTATATCGAACTCAAGATAATCGTTTTCACCCTCTCTGTATAAGGTAAGGTGTACCGTCGTTCCTTCGAGTCCCTTGATTTTGCTCACTATCTCCGAAAGCTCCAGCCCCTGCACATCCACATCATCTACCTTATATATGATGTCGCCGTCACGAAGTCCTGCTTCCTGTGCCGGCGTGCTGTCTATCACTCCGCTGATCTGCGCCAGTCCGGTATCAGTATTCATGCCTACATAGGCGCCTATGCCGTAATAGATGCCCTCCGTCTCCTCCATCAGCCGCTGAACATCCTCCTGCGTATAATAAGTGGAATACGGGTCGCCCAAAGATCCCACTACGCCCTCGTACATTCCGTCAATCATCTTCTGTACATCGACATCCTCTTTGTAATAATAAGTGCCTATGGCATCCTCAATGGCGCGCAGCTTCGACATCGTGAGGTCGCTTACGATTTCCTCCGGAGCCGCCATTTCCGCACTTGCAACCTCGCTGGCCTCTTTTAATTGATACGTCGTATAAATCTGCTTCACCGTGAATATACAGCTCGCAATTAAGAGGCTGAGAAGCACTCCTGTAAAGATTCCGCCGAAAAAACCGCCTTTTCCGGTTTTCTCCTGAAGATTATTGTTATTTTTCTTATCGTTCTCCGGGCTATTCTTATATTCCTCAGAATTATTGTTTAAATTATATTTCATTACTATCATCTCCAATTATTTACTCAAGTAGTTCCAAGGTGAAACATAACTTCCGTTTAAACGTACGCTGAAATGGAGATGGTTGCCTGTCGAACGACCTGTCGAACCCACCGCAGCAATATTTTGTCCCTTTGTTACAAAATCGCCTTTTGAAACATAAAGCGCAGATGCATGCATATAAATCGTATACAACCCATCACCATGATCGATCATAATATAATTACCCATGGATCCGCTGTAATCCGAAGCTACTACATTTCCATCGTATGCGGCTACAATCGGCGAGCCCCCAGGAGCCGCCATATCCACACCGTTGTGAAACTGCTCTACTCCTAGTATTGGATGTATACGGGTGCCGTAATCGTCGCTGATTCTTGTATAGGACGGCGCAGGCCAGCTAAAAATACCTCCGTCGTACCTCAGGTTATTTTCTT includes:
- a CDS encoding S41 family peptidase → MKYNLNNNSEEYKNSPENDKKNNNNLQEKTGKGGFFGGIFTGVLLSLLIASCIFTVKQIYTTYQLKEASEVASAEMAAPEEIVSDLTMSKLRAIEDAIGTYYYKEDVDVQKMIDGMYEGVVGSLGDPYSTYYTQEDVQRLMEETEGIYYGIGAYVGMNTDTGLAQISGVIDSTPAQEAGLRDGDIIYKVDDVDVQGLELSEIVSKIKGLEGTTVHLTLYREGENDYLEFDIERRKIESPTVNYEMFTGSIGYLQITEFDDITLDQFTEAMAVLRGQGMQGLVLDLRSNPGGNLSTVTEIARQMLPKGLIVYTEDREGNRTEYSGDGTKVFDLPLVVLVNGYSASASEILAGAIKDYGIGELVGTTTFGKGIVQRVLSLSDGTALKLTVSSYFTPKGNNIHGIGIEPDEVCEFDSDQYYSNGYDNQLERAKEIIAEKIAAVTN